A stretch of DNA from Thermococcus sp. Bubb.Bath:
TGGCTGAAGAAGAACGGTCTAAGCGTCGTCATAGCAGCGAGCGATACATTCAGAGCTGGAGCCATAGAGCAGGTGGAGGAGCACGCCAAGAGGGTCGGAGTGAGGGTCATTAAGCACTCCTACGGGGCTGACCCGGCGGCGGTTGCCTACGACGCAATACAGCACGCCAAGGCCAGGGGAATTGACGTGGTTCTAATAGACACCGCTGGAAGGAACGAGCTGAACAGGAACCTCATGGACGAGATGAAGAAGATAGCCCGCGTAGCCAAGCCCGATTTGGTCATCTTCGTTGGGGACAGTCTCGCAGGGAACTCGATAATAGAGCAGGCCAAGCAGTTCAACGATGCCGTGAGAATAGACGGGGTAATTCTGACGAAGCTCGACGCCGATTCGAGGGGTGGAGCAGCTTTGAGCATAAGCCACGCGATAGGCGCCCCAATACTCTTCGTCGGCATGGGGCAGGGCTACGACGACCTCAGGCCCTTCGACGAGAAGTGGTTCGTTGGCCTGATATTCGGCGAGGAATGACCTCCCTTTTAATTCTGAATTTCACTTTTTCAGAAGTTTCAGAAGAAGTGGGGAAAAGAAAGGGCTCAAACACCCGTTAAGAGCTCTATGAGGCCCTTCTTCGTCGGAACCTTCGCGAACTTCTCCGGGTTCTTAACCTTCAGGAGGATTGGAACGTCCCCAAACAGCTTGAGAACTTTGCTGAAAGGTATCCTACCCTCTCCAGGGAGAAGGTGGAGGTCTCCGACGCCATAAGCGAGTGCATCCTCCGGTTCTACCTGCGGGAAGAGCTTTCCGAAGTTGTCGTGTATCATGAGGATTATCGTCTTCTCGGTTCCGAGCTTGACGTCATCGAGGAGCTTGTTCTCGTCACCCTGGGCGCTCAGGAAAGCGTGGGCCACATCCAGGGCGAAGCCGACGTTGTCCCTCTGCACGTTGTCAACAACGTAGAGTGTGTCCTTAACGCTGTAGGTGTTCTCAAGGGCTATCTTTATGTCGAAGGGCTTCAGCATGTCGGCGAGACTCTGTATGGCCTCTATCTCCAGGTCCAGCCTCCCGGTCTTTCCGCTCTGCATCACTATAACCTTGGCGCCGAGCTTTATGGCCACGTCGGCGATGGCCTTGGCAACGCGGAAGTGCCTGCTGTGGTATATGTGGTCCCTCAGGTTCATTGAGGTGGGCATCCTTATGATATAGTCGATTCCAACGCCCTTCAGAGTGTTCTCGATGTTCCTGAGCTTCTTCTCCATCACCTGTCCGTTCACGATTAGACCGAGGGCATGGGGGAATATAGAGACGAAGTCGTAGTCCTTGATCTTGACGTCCGCGAGGATAGATGCCAGGGTCTTGTCCTTGGCTATGAAGTGGGGGTACACACTTATGCCAATATCCATAGCTTTCACCTTAATCCAACGAAAACCTCGCGATATAAAAGGTTAACCCGCCAGAAAACGTTATATGTTCTGGGTCCCAACAGGAGGTGGTGATGGAATGAAGGACAAATACCTCGTACTCATCGTTTCCATACTCCTCCTGAGCTCTGCGGTGGCATCGGCCGAGGCATGGAAGTTCGACGCCTCAAAGGTGCACTTTTACATGTACGGAGTGGCGACGTGCCCGCACTGCCAGAGGATGAAGAAATTCATACCCGAGGCATACGGATACAATAAGTTCACTTACTACGAGCTAATTGACAATGAACACAACGACGCAATCTTCCGGAACATAAGCAGACTGACGGGCATAACGGGCGTCCCGGCGATTGGTATAACATACAACGGAACATTGGCAGCGGTTATCGAAGGAGAGTTCAACGTCTCGGCGACACCAGATATAGTGAAGACTGCCTTCAAGCACAACGGCACACTCCTCTTCGTCGGCGGGAAAACATACATCCTTCCATGGAATAACACAAACGCGACGAAGGTCATTAATGAGCTCAAAGAATACTTCCTAAGCGGAGAGCCGGAGGTTCTCACGACCACTGCAACGGAGAAGACCTCTACCACAACAAACACCGGAGAGACGAATCCAGTAGACACGACAAGTCCCGCAGGGAGTCCCTCCACGTCCAATAACAGGAACAGCATCTGCGGGCCGGGGCTCGTAGTCCTCGCCACCCTAATCCCCGTGGTGATAATAAGGAGGAGAAGGTGATTTTCGTTTTTTGGTATTTTCTTAATTTTGAATCACATTAACTCATCCGCGGTATCAAGCGGAAGTTATTTAACTAAATGCTCAAACCTTCCGTGGTGAGAATCATGGGACTGCTTGAAGATAAGGCCCTTGTCGAGGCCGCACTGTTCGTTTCTGGGAGGCCGCTGAGCGTAAGGGAACTCTCAAAGGCCCTTGGAATAACTTCCCATGACTACATTGAAAAGCTCATAGAGCTTATAGCGGCCGAGTACGCGGAGAGGAAGAGCGCCGTGGAGATTGTGAAGGTTCTCGGGGATAAGTACGTCATGCAGGTGAAGCAGGAGTACAGCCAGCGCGTCATCCACCTCATGCCCAGGCCTGACCTCAGAACGGGAGAGCTCAAAACGCTGGCCCTAATAGCATACCTCCAGCCGATAGAGCAGAGCAAAATAATAAAGCTCCGTGGGAGCCAGGCCTACGAGCACATAAAGAAGCTCGTTGAGATGGGATTGGTTTACGCGGAGCCCTACGAGAGGACCAAACTCCTGGGGACAACGCAGAAGTTCGCGGAGCTCTACGGCTTCCCCGAGAACAACCCGAACGTCATCAAGGAGGCCTTCAAGAGGGTCGTGCACGCGGAGTACACAGACATAATATCCAAGCTCGAGGGGAAGGAGGAGAATGAAGAAGGAGAGACAGAGGACGAAGCCCCCCAGATCCAGGAGAGAATGGAAACCGAGCCTTCCCAATGAGGTCTTCTCTCATTTCCCTTGGGAAGTGGTTGTAGTAAGAATCTTCGGCTCCCCGTAACCCCCGAAGGCCGGAAAAAAGTTTAAATAGCCCTACGATAGATTACCATTTAGGTGAGTTTTATGGCGGTACTTACGAAGGACCAGATCCTGAGCCTCATCCGGTCCAAAACCGGCATGAGCGCGAAGGAAATAGAGAATAGAATCAAAGAGATAAGCAGACGAGAAGGAATAGGTGAAAACGCCGCGGCGCTTCTTCTGGCGGAGGAACTCGGAGTTAACATGGAAGAAGGGGAGGAGCCGCTCCACATCGCCGACCTCGTCCCCGGCATGGAGAGGGTTAACATCGTTGGAAGGGTAATGAGGAAGTATCCCCCGCGCGAATACACGAGGAAGGACGGAAGAAAGGGGGTAGTTGCCAACCTGATCATCTACGACGCCACTGGGAAGGCGAGGCTCGTCCTCTGGGACTCCCAGGTGGCCAAGTACTACACCGAGATCAACCTCGGGGACCCTCTCAAGGTCATAGACCCCACAGTTAGAGAGGGCAGGAATGGGGTTGATCTCCACGTCAACTTCAGGAGCAGGATAATCCTCAACCCAACCGACGACCCGCGTGTCGAGGAGATACCGCCCCTTGAGGAGGTCAAGAGCTACAATTACAAGCGCGTTAAGATAGCCGAGCTCAGCGGCGGCGAGAGGTTCATCGAACTCCGTGGCACAGTGGCGAGGCTCTACCGCGTTACCGTCTACGACGCCTGCCCCCAGTGCAGGAGGAAGGTGGACTACGACCCCTCCACGGATACGTGGATATGCCCGGAACACGGGGAGGTAAAGCCTATCAAGATGACCGTCATCGACTTCGGACTCGACGATGGAACCGGCTACATCAGAGTTACCCTTTTCGGCGACGAGGCGGCGGACCTTTTGGGCACGACCCCCGAAGAGATATACGAGAAGCAGAAAAAGCTCCTGGATGGGGGCATGATGCCAAGGGAGGCCTCAAGAAAGCTGGCAGAGGAGGATTTCTACACCGTTCTCGGAAAGGAGATAGTAGTGAGGGGAAACGCCATCGACGATAAGTTCTTCGGGCTCATCCTAAAGGCCTTCGGATGGGACGAGGTTAACCCGAAGCACGAGATAGGGCGCGTCAGGGGCAAACTCATGGAGACACTCAAAAAGGTCGACGAGGCAGATGAGAGGTGAGGGAAATGGAGGAGCCCGTTGTGGAAGAGAGAACCTTCCGGCGGAGGAAGCCCGCCATTGAGAGAAAGATAGCTGAGATAACCGAGGAAGACACGAGGGTTGCGCTTATCGGTAAGGCCTTCAAAATAGACAAGATGGACTACACGTTCTGGCTGGACGATGGGAGCGGCGTGATTCTCGTCGAGAGCGAGGACAACATCCTCCCAGAGGACGGCCAGCTTGTCAGAGTTCTCGGAAGAGTAATACGGGACGAGAACGGCATCCACATCTACGGGGAGGTAATACAGGACTTCAGGGGCGTCGATATGGGCGCACTCCAGGAAATTCAGAGCCTCGAAAAGCGCTACCTAAAGAAACTAGAGGAGATGGCCTCCTTCTGGAGCGGGGGTGAGGAGCTATGAAGAAGCGTCTTCCCGCGAGCAGGGTCTACATCAGCGACATACTCAACGGATATTACATAAAGAGCGATGGCGACCTTGAGCCCAACTACTTGATAACAAAGGACGCGAGGAAGGTCTACCGCGTCAAGCTCGTGGCGACCGTGGTTAGAGAGCCCTTCCTCAGCGACGATGAGACATACGGAAAGTTCCAGCTCGATGACGGAACCGGGACAATATGGGCCCTGGCCTTCCGCGACGACACCCGCTTTGTCAAGCTGGTTAACAAGGGTGACCTTATCCAGGTCATCGGAAAGGTCGCGGAGTGGCGCGACGACAAGCAGATTCTCATAGAGGGCGTTTCGAAAGTGGAACCGAACATGATGGTCCTCCACCGCTTCGAAACGCTCAAGGAGAAGGCGGAGCACGTTCTCAAGGCGAGGGAGGCCTTCGACATCTACGACAGGTACGGCATAACGGCAAAGGCTAAAGTCATAGCCAAGAACAAGGGCATAAGCGAAGACCTCCTCATGACGATAGACGAACTCTACACCCTGATGCTCGAGCAGAGGAGCCTTGAGGAGGAGCTCTTCGAGGAGGAAGTACCGGAGGAGGAAGCTCCCAAGGAGAACCCGGAGCTGGAGAAGGCCAAGAAGGCCGTCCTCGACCTCCTGCAGGAGAAGGGTAAGCCCCTATCGCACCGCTTCATAGTCAAAAAGCTTTCAAAGGAGTTCGACGAGGAGCTCGTCGACGAGGCAATAACCCGCCTCCTCGCAGAGGGGGACATCTACGAGCCCGAAACGGGCTACTACGAGCCCCTCTGAGGGCTTCCTTTTTATCTGCCGTTTTTTTTCAAGGGCAAAAGAGATAAAATGACAGTGGAGTTGCCGTACCCTCAGTACTGCTCCCTCATTGTCCTTATGACCGGATCGTGGATGAGGGTCGAGGTTATGCTGTCTACCATCCTAAAGAACTCGTCGCGGCCCTTCTCAAGGGGCATGTTCTCGACCTTTAGGAGCTCAACGTCACTCCCCAGTATCCACTTCCCGAGGAGAATTTTCTCCCGTCCATCCTTTTTGAGGTCGATCCTGACGAGGCCGTAGGGAATATCTGCCGTCCACCAGTTGGCCTTGAACGTCACCTGCCACCCAGCTTCTTCCACGATCTGGACGAGAGTATCCATCGTCTTAGCTGGCCCGTGGGGAGTCTTAAACGTTACAACCGTCCAGAGGCCCTCACCTTTGAGTCCCTTCACGATTTCCTCTTTGAGTTTCACTCCAATCACCTCACACCAACGCAGCTATCAGGAAAGCCATCACGGCAAGGAATATGCTCATTTTCAACATCTTCTGCGACTGATGGGCGGTTTCACGCCCCTGATCTCGCAGGATAATGTAGGACGCGTAGAGTATGAGCAGGTCAACGGGAACCATCGCGTAGTAACCAAGGCCAACCCCTGCTTTGACGGGAAGGAAAGACGCCACCACCGTTGAAAAACCAAAGAACAAAGCAATATAAGCCGCTTTTTTCTTCCCGAGAATTATTGGAAGAGTCCTCGCGCCCTCCTCGATGTCCCCTTCAACGTCCTCTATGTCCTTCACAATCTCTCTGGCCACGTTGACGAGGAAAGCACAGAGTGCCAGCGTCCCAGCCAGTCCAATCCTGCCGACTGCAATGGCACCGTAGAGGGGCGTGACCCCCGTCAGGGATGCAACCGCTATGTTCCCTACAAAAGGAAGCGGTTTGAGCTTCCATGCGTAGAGGAACATAGTCACGTACGCGGCCACCGCCAGGAGGAACGCGTAGACGTTTACGAACCAAGACAGGGTTATACCCACGGCAAACAGAGCAATGGCATACCATAAGGCTGTCCTCTGGCTCATGGCCCCACTGGGAAGCGGCCTTTCGGGCCTGTTTATCCGGTCTATCTCGTAGTCGAAGTAGTCGTTTATGGTGTTTCCGCCGGAGCAGCCGAGGGTCACAACCAGGAAGACCAGCAGGGTTTTGGTTGCGCTGGGGAGGTGTCCGGCAGCTACTATTGAGCCCAAGATACCCACTACACCAGCCAGAACGCAGTTGTGGGGCCGCGTGATCTCAATGAAGGCTCTGAGTTTCATTAGGCTCACCTAATACAGTTCTCACAGACCTTAAAAACTTTGCTAGAGGTCGTCCCTCTGAAGCAGGGAGAGCTCCTCTCCATCCTCAGTAACCCTCAGTCGACCAAGACGGAGCTCCGATGCAAGGGCAAGGGTTTCTTCGTCAATGGGCGTCAGAACCTCAAAGACCCCATCGCTGAACCTGGGCCACTTCAGTATTCCCAGACCAAGACACAGGCCGTTCTCATCTATGAATCCAACGAGGAGATTGCTCAGGGATTCAAAGTCCACCGCGTGAACGCCGTTTCCTCTGCAGGTTCTTCCCTTTCCTAAGTCTGCTTTCGCAACGACGTATTCGCCTTTAACTTTCCATCCTGCAAAAACAACCCACTCCTGAAGCTTTTCAAGGAGCTCCCTCTCCTCCAAAGTGAGAGGCCTCCCACTGAACATTATGGTGCCAGTAACTGGAATGCCCGAGACGTCTACCTCCACCAACCTGGAACCCTTAAAATAACTCCTCCACTTGGCTCTTCTAATCTCCCTCCTCTCTCCTGGACTGTGAGGCCTCAGAGAAGGGCTGGCCTTCAAAGTAACCACTTCGGCCAGACCCGAAACGGCGTGCTTGAGCTTCTCCATTTCGTTTCCCTTCTCGATAAAGACGACGAGGTCTGGAAGAACTGCCTCAACCTTAAGGCGCTTCAGCTCAAAACCCCTTCCACGGATAAAGCCCGTCGTATCAATAAGGACGAAGTCCGCATTTCTTCTTCCGATTTCAACCAATCTTTTTACCCCAATTACTGTTTCCCCCATATACTCCGAAGGCGTCGTGATTCCAACGAAGTAGTGTGCAAAGGGCTTAACCTGACTCAGGTGCTCCACCTGGGACTCCAAGAACCCAAGGCTGACCGTTGCTGGAGGAAGGATGCTCTTCTGTCCCACGTCACTGTCCACGATGGCCACTCTGTATCCCCTTCCCACAAGCTCGTTGGCCACGAAGGTAACCGTGGTGGTCTTTCCGCTGTCGACATCGCCCACGAACATTACCGTCCCCTTGCCCGCTGAGGCAAGGGCATCAACCAGCTCAGTCCTGTCCTCGGGAACCTCCCTGGTGTACGCGGCCTTGTTTATGAATGCCTCCATTCCCCTTTCCCCCACGTGAGTCTTTGGAAAGGCTTATAAAACTCTCGCACATAGTCCGGGGTGGATGTTTACAAAGCAAAAAGCAAAGGTTTAATTAGGAAACTTGTCTCTAAGGATACGGGGGTGTCGTTATGGAGAAAGAGTCCCTAACACCAAGACAGGTCAAGCTTCTCAAAAAACTTTACGAGGAGGGCAAGCCAATAGAGGTTCACACAGTTGAGAAAACCCAGGACGAGCTTGCAAACGAGCTGGGGATAACAAGGCAGGCCCTCAGCAACCACCTTAAGGTTCTCAAGGAGCTCGGCTACATCAGAACAGGCAGAGGCTTTATTGATTTAACCAGCAAAGCCCTTGAACTCCTTGGGGAGAGAAAGGGGGACGTCTTCGTCTTCGTTAGAATCGAGCCAACCAAGAGGAAGCACGTCTATGAGAACATCAAGAAGATGAGAATAAAGAGGATATACCGCGTTACCGGTGATATAGATCTAATAGTCGAGGCGGACAAGAGCAGGCTCGACGAGATACTGGAAGACATAGCATCATTGGATGGAGTCAAGGAGACAATCACCCACGTTGTCCTTGAGGTTCTTTGAGGAGTTCAGCTCCTCGTTTATCCTGCTTTTTAACTTCTCCAGATTGGTCCCAAACTTTGCGGAGATGGGTATGAGGATAGAGCCCATCTCGCCGTAGGGAATCCCCAGTTTCTCAGCTAAAAACATCAGCGTCCTGCGGGGGTTCTTTATTTTGTCCATCTTGTTCACGGCCACTATCGTTGGAATATTAAGCTCCCTGAGAAAGCCGTAGAACTCAACATCAATGGGTATCTCGTTCCTGTTCTCCCAGCGCTCTATTATCTCAGGAGCCGCCTTTCCATCCAGGACGAGGACGGCCAGTTCTATTTCATCTGCGTTCTCCTCAATGAAATGAACGATCTCGTCCTTAACCTTTTCCTGGACCCTCCGGGGGACACCACTCATGAAGCCGAACCCTGGCATGTCCACGACCTTTTTCCCACGCCAGTTGACCTCCACAGGTTTTCTCGTTACCCCCGGCCTCTTTCCCCTCCTAACCTCCTTTCCAGTTAGTCTGTGGATCAGAGTGCTCTTACCAACGTTGGAACGTCCCACGAATATTATCATCGTCTCACCGTTCGCCGTTGGAAGGGGGGGTTATAAATGTAGTTGGCGGAAAAGTTAAGTATTAGAAAACCCCATCTAGAGCGGTGGTGATGGTGGTACAGAGTGGTGATCGCGCTAATCAGCTTGTGAACAAGTTTGTTGTATCGCTGACTACCGGAAAAATTCTCGGCTATGTTACGGACATCAACGTTGAGGTGGAGGACACCAAATTCTTCTTCATCCTGAAGATGAAGGTCGTCGAAAACCTTGGGAAGGGGCAGGGCATATTCAGCAACGAGAGTAAGGTGAAGATAGAGCCCTCCGACATAGTGAACGTTGGGCCCGACGTCATAGTGATAGGGGACGGGAAAGTGCCTCCGCTGAGGGACATAGAGCATCTCGTCCAGATCAAGGGGGAATACGAGGAGATGAGGCGCCACCTTGCTGAGAAGGAGACCCTTCTGAAGGAGCTCAAGAGCGAGAACAACGAGCTCAGAAGGCAGCTCGACGAAGCCCAGCGGGAGCTCAGGCGCTACGAGGTCATGAAGGAGGACTTCGAGCACCTCAAGGAACAGCTCATCAAACAGGAGGGAGAGCTTGAGATGGCCAGGGAGTACATAAGGCTCCTTGAGGGAGTCCGCGAGGACATAGACAACATAAAAGAGACACTGGAGAAGCTCGTTTCGGAGGTACTTGAGGGCACCGTTAGGAGCGTCATAGACGAGGAACTCAACTCACGGGGCCTGAAGAAGACAGGCTACCTCTGAACCCGAAAGATTTTTTAACCCGTCTGAGATGGAGACATGTGAGCGCGGGGGTTGCCGAGCCTGGTCAAAGGCGCGGGATTTAGGGTCCCGTCCCGTAGGGGTTCGCGGGTTCAAATCCCGTCCCCCGCACCATCACAACAAACTTTTGCTTGGCAAAAGTTTGATCAAAGTTAGTGTTCCTTCTAACATGCCCTTCTATGGGTGATTTTCACTTGTACAACGGGGTAATTGAGAAATAAATTCCTGCAATCCTTGCTTACTTAAAAAGAGTTTTCCTCACTTTGACGCCTTCGGGCGTCGATTATAAAGCAAACTCACAGATAACCAGCCCTCTAAAAATTTGGAATTCACGATGAGAAGACAAGTTTCCAAAGAAAATCTCCTGAAAACGGCACTTTTGACAAGAACCACAAGCTTTGATGAAACTTTGCTTGCAAAGTTTCAGCACCGCTTCCACTATCATTCAAGCGTCCTCAACGGATGGCAAAAATTAGTTATACCTACCTCTGATAAGGGTAAACTCCTGGAGTTTCTGTTGACTTGCAGTTATTAACCGAAAACCCCGACAGGTGTTTCATATAAAACACCTTCCAATCCAGACCACAGAGAGAAGAACACTTCCATTGAGGTTTGATTGGTAAAGTGACACACGACAGGTTTTTATATCATAAAGCGGATAATCTATGAGGTGATTAGGTGCACCCACTTGAGAGAGCCGTTAAGGTGAAGGGCTCCACAGAGTTCACCCGAAGCGAGCTTGTAGGGCTCCTATCGTTCACCCTCCGTCTGATGAGTCCGGGGGAGGCCAAGAAGGCCATTGAAGAGTGGCTATCCCAGGGTATTCTAACTGAGGAAGGGGATACCCTGAAGGTGAACGAGGAGGCTTTTTCCGGAGTGCGCAGGGAGGGAAGTCTCTTCGATGAGATGCTGGAATACGTTTCATCCTCCCTCGGGTGGGAAGATGGGGAGGTTCTGTCTGCCCTAGATGAATTTTCAGGCCGCTACGGTTCTCTGGACAGGAAGCTCGTTCTCTACCTCTTTGCCATGGAGAAGGGGATTGACATGAGCCGCTTCAAAGACCGGCTCGATGCAGGGGAAAACGATTATTAAGTTCCCCCTCCCAGTTTATGCGGTGATACCAATGGGGGAGGCACTTATAGTTGTCGATATGCAGAGAGACTTCATGCCTGGTGGAGCCCTCCCCGTACCCAAGGGGGACAAAATAATACCCTTAATCAACGAGTGCATAAAGCTGTTCTCCAAGCGCGGAGCGCTCATCGTGGCCACGAGGGAC
This window harbors:
- the ftsY gene encoding signal recognition particle-docking protein FtsY — protein: MFGKLREKLKKFTKQVEEKVEEEEKAAEAKTEEAAPETPRVVEKAEGERAEGEEKKQGFLGRLLQVEIKEKDVEEALDELELELLEADVALEVVDELREKIKEKLVGRKVRIGTDKGKLIGEAVKEAVLDVLIPPRRINLLDEIKKKGEKPYVIAFVGFNGSGKTTTIAKLAHWLKKNGLSVVIAASDTFRAGAIEQVEEHAKRVGVRVIKHSYGADPAAVAYDAIQHAKARGIDVVLIDTAGRNELNRNLMDEMKKIARVAKPDLVIFVGDSLAGNSIIEQAKQFNDAVRIDGVILTKLDADSRGGAALSISHAIGAPILFVGMGQGYDDLRPFDEKWFVGLIFGEE
- a CDS encoding sugar phosphate isomerase/epimerase gives rise to the protein MDIGISVYPHFIAKDKTLASILADVKIKDYDFVSIFPHALGLIVNGQVMEKKLRNIENTLKGVGIDYIIRMPTSMNLRDHIYHSRHFRVAKAIADVAIKLGAKVIVMQSGKTGRLDLEIEAIQSLADMLKPFDIKIALENTYSVKDTLYVVDNVQRDNVGFALDVAHAFLSAQGDENKLLDDVKLGTEKTIILMIHDNFGKLFPQVEPEDALAYGVGDLHLLPGEGRIPFSKVLKLFGDVPILLKVKNPEKFAKVPTKKGLIELLTGV
- a CDS encoding CGP-CTERM sorting domain-containing protein; the protein is MKDKYLVLIVSILLLSSAVASAEAWKFDASKVHFYMYGVATCPHCQRMKKFIPEAYGYNKFTYYELIDNEHNDAIFRNISRLTGITGVPAIGITYNGTLAAVIEGEFNVSATPDIVKTAFKHNGTLLFVGGKTYILPWNNTNATKVINELKEYFLSGEPEVLTTTATEKTSTTTNTGETNPVDTTSPAGSPSTSNNRNSICGPGLVVLATLIPVVIIRRRR
- the scpB gene encoding SMC-Scp complex subunit ScpB, which gives rise to MGLLEDKALVEAALFVSGRPLSVRELSKALGITSHDYIEKLIELIAAEYAERKSAVEIVKVLGDKYVMQVKQEYSQRVIHLMPRPDLRTGELKTLALIAYLQPIEQSKIIKLRGSQAYEHIKKLVEMGLVYAEPYERTKLLGTTQKFAELYGFPENNPNVIKEAFKRVVHAEYTDIISKLEGKEENEEGETEDEAPQIQERMETEPSQ
- a CDS encoding OB-fold nucleic acid binding domain-containing protein, with the translated sequence MAVLTKDQILSLIRSKTGMSAKEIENRIKEISRREGIGENAAALLLAEELGVNMEEGEEPLHIADLVPGMERVNIVGRVMRKYPPREYTRKDGRKGVVANLIIYDATGKARLVLWDSQVAKYYTEINLGDPLKVIDPTVREGRNGVDLHVNFRSRIILNPTDDPRVEEIPPLEEVKSYNYKRVKIAELSGGERFIELRGTVARLYRVTVYDACPQCRRKVDYDPSTDTWICPEHGEVKPIKMTVIDFGLDDGTGYIRVTLFGDEAADLLGTTPEEIYEKQKKLLDGGMMPREASRKLAEEDFYTVLGKEIVVRGNAIDDKFFGLILKAFGWDEVNPKHEIGRVRGKLMETLKKVDEADER
- a CDS encoding replication protein RepA — protein: MEEPVVEERTFRRRKPAIERKIAEITEEDTRVALIGKAFKIDKMDYTFWLDDGSGVILVESEDNILPEDGQLVRVLGRVIRDENGIHIYGEVIQDFRGVDMGALQEIQSLEKRYLKKLEEMASFWSGGEEL
- a CDS encoding OB-fold nucleic acid binding domain-containing protein, whose amino-acid sequence is MKKRLPASRVYISDILNGYYIKSDGDLEPNYLITKDARKVYRVKLVATVVREPFLSDDETYGKFQLDDGTGTIWALAFRDDTRFVKLVNKGDLIQVIGKVAEWRDDKQILIEGVSKVEPNMMVLHRFETLKEKAEHVLKAREAFDIYDRYGITAKAKVIAKNKGISEDLLMTIDELYTLMLEQRSLEEELFEEEVPEEEAPKENPELEKAKKAVLDLLQEKGKPLSHRFIVKKLSKEFDEELVDEAITRLLAEGDIYEPETGYYEPL
- a CDS encoding ribonucleoside-triphosphate reductase is translated as MKLKEEIVKGLKGEGLWTVVTFKTPHGPAKTMDTLVQIVEEAGWQVTFKANWWTADIPYGLVRIDLKKDGREKILLGKWILGSDVELLKVENMPLEKGRDEFFRMVDSITSTLIHDPVIRTMREQY
- a CDS encoding geranylgeranylglycerol-phosphate geranylgeranyltransferase, whose translation is MKLRAFIEITRPHNCVLAGVVGILGSIVAAGHLPSATKTLLVFLVVTLGCSGGNTINDYFDYEIDRINRPERPLPSGAMSQRTALWYAIALFAVGITLSWFVNVYAFLLAVAAYVTMFLYAWKLKPLPFVGNIAVASLTGVTPLYGAIAVGRIGLAGTLALCAFLVNVAREIVKDIEDVEGDIEEGARTLPIILGKKKAAYIALFFGFSTVVASFLPVKAGVGLGYYAMVPVDLLILYASYIILRDQGRETAHQSQKMLKMSIFLAVMAFLIAALV
- a CDS encoding Clp1/GlmU family protein — translated: MEAFINKAAYTREVPEDRTELVDALASAGKGTVMFVGDVDSGKTTTVTFVANELVGRGYRVAIVDSDVGQKSILPPATVSLGFLESQVEHLSQVKPFAHYFVGITTPSEYMGETVIGVKRLVEIGRRNADFVLIDTTGFIRGRGFELKRLKVEAVLPDLVVFIEKGNEMEKLKHAVSGLAEVVTLKASPSLRPHSPGERREIRRAKWRSYFKGSRLVEVDVSGIPVTGTIMFSGRPLTLEERELLEKLQEWVVFAGWKVKGEYVVAKADLGKGRTCRGNGVHAVDFESLSNLLVGFIDENGLCLGLGILKWPRFSDGVFEVLTPIDEETLALASELRLGRLRVTEDGEELSLLQRDDL
- a CDS encoding Lrp/AsnC family transcriptional regulator encodes the protein MEKESLTPRQVKLLKKLYEEGKPIEVHTVEKTQDELANELGITRQALSNHLKVLKELGYIRTGRGFIDLTSKALELLGERKGDVFVFVRIEPTKRKHVYENIKKMRIKRIYRVTGDIDLIVEADKSRLDEILEDIASLDGVKETITHVVLEVL
- the engB gene encoding GTP-binding protein EngB — protein: MIIFVGRSNVGKSTLIHRLTGKEVRRGKRPGVTRKPVEVNWRGKKVVDMPGFGFMSGVPRRVQEKVKDEIVHFIEENADEIELAVLVLDGKAAPEIIERWENRNEIPIDVEFYGFLRELNIPTIVAVNKMDKIKNPRRTLMFLAEKLGIPYGEMGSILIPISAKFGTNLEKLKSRINEELNSSKNLKDNVGDCLLDSIQ
- a CDS encoding DUF2240 family protein; this translates as MHPLERAVKVKGSTEFTRSELVGLLSFTLRLMSPGEAKKAIEEWLSQGILTEEGDTLKVNEEAFSGVRREGSLFDEMLEYVSSSLGWEDGEVLSALDEFSGRYGSLDRKLVLYLFAMEKGIDMSRFKDRLDAGENDY